A portion of the Rhodopseudomonas sp. BAL398 genome contains these proteins:
- a CDS encoding YeeE/YedE family protein, producing the protein MDLDQLIERFGETNTLTACGLLVGFAFGVCAQRSRFCLRAAVIEFSQGLFGPKVAIWLLTFSAALAATQLAISAGLLDVGEARQLAARGSLSGSIIGGLMFGAGMIMARGCASRLLVLSATGNLRALVSGLVLTIVAQASLRGALSPAREALSELWTVQGGASRNLLSVVHAGPWLGATLGLAGIGWATWLAHRARTGVSAGCNAVGVGLAVAAGWLLTYTLAQHAFTPITIKSVSFTGPSADTLMGLINSPSVPLGFDIGLVPGVFVGALLAALFAGEWRLQGFHDGPSMGRYAAGAFLMGSGGMLAGGCAVGAGVTGGAIFAVTAWLALGSMWVGALVTHQLMDAKLADVTAPALVPEQTGN; encoded by the coding sequence TTGGACCTCGATCAGCTCATCGAACGCTTCGGCGAAACCAACACGCTGACCGCCTGCGGTCTGCTGGTCGGCTTTGCGTTCGGTGTCTGCGCGCAGCGCAGCCGGTTCTGTCTGCGCGCGGCAGTGATCGAATTCTCCCAAGGCTTGTTCGGCCCCAAGGTTGCAATCTGGCTGCTGACCTTTTCGGCGGCGCTGGCCGCGACCCAGCTGGCGATTTCCGCCGGCCTGCTCGATGTCGGCGAGGCGCGGCAGCTGGCGGCGCGCGGCAGTCTGTCCGGCAGCATCATCGGCGGGCTGATGTTCGGCGCCGGCATGATCATGGCGCGCGGCTGCGCCAGCCGGCTGTTGGTGCTGTCGGCGACCGGCAATCTGCGCGCGCTGGTGTCCGGCCTGGTGCTGACCATCGTGGCGCAGGCGTCATTGCGCGGCGCGCTGTCGCCGGCGCGCGAGGCGCTGTCGGAATTGTGGACCGTGCAGGGCGGCGCGTCGCGCAATCTCTTGAGCGTGGTCCATGCCGGGCCCTGGCTCGGCGCGACGCTGGGTCTGGCCGGCATCGGCTGGGCCACCTGGCTGGCGCATCGCGCGCGGACCGGGGTCAGTGCCGGCTGCAACGCGGTCGGCGTCGGGCTCGCCGTCGCCGCCGGCTGGCTGTTGACCTACACGCTGGCGCAGCACGCCTTCACGCCGATCACCATCAAGAGCGTCAGCTTCACCGGCCCCTCGGCCGATACGCTGATGGGGCTGATCAATTCGCCCTCTGTGCCGCTCGGCTTCGATATCGGCCTGGTGCCGGGCGTCTTTGTCGGCGCGTTGCTCGCGGCCTTGTTCGCCGGCGAGTGGCGGCTGCAGGGCTTTCATGACGGCCCCAGCATGGGGCGCTACGCCGCCGGAGCGTTCCTGATGGGCTCGGGCGGCATGCTGGCCGGCGGCTGCGCGGTCGGCGCCGGCGTCACCGGCGGCGCGATTTTCGCGGTGACGGCGTGGCTGGCGCTGGGCTCGATGTGGGTCGGCGCGCTGGTGACCCATCAATTGATGGACGCAAAACTTGCCGATGTCACCGCGCCGGCCTTGGTGCCAGAACAGACCGGCAATTAA
- a CDS encoding c-type cytochrome — MRSGRAWTRLLIVAVTLSGAAGASAGDRELGEYLSSECVTCHQLSGKFSGIPVIVGLPEHTLIQALSEYRARIRDNSVMRAIAVKFTDEEIAALASYFNSITPETQ, encoded by the coding sequence ATGAGATCGGGACGCGCCTGGACGCGCCTGCTGATCGTGGCGGTGACCCTATCGGGTGCCGCGGGCGCTTCGGCGGGCGATCGCGAGCTCGGCGAATATCTGTCGAGCGAATGCGTCACCTGCCATCAGCTCAGCGGCAAGTTCTCCGGCATTCCGGTGATCGTCGGCCTGCCCGAGCACACCTTGATCCAAGCCCTCAGCGAATATCGCGCCCGGATCCGCGACAATTCGGTGATGCGCGCTATCGCGGTCAAATTCACCGACGAGGAGATCGCCGCGCTCGCCAGCTACTTCAACAGCATCACGCCCGAAACCCAGTGA
- a CDS encoding NAD(P)/FAD-dependent oxidoreductase has product MTTISRRHFSTGMLAAGLIAMPGVLRAQAKPKLVVIGGGPGGATVAKYVARDSKGAIDVTLVEPLDKFVTCFHSNLYLGDFKSFDDITHPYKLSAYGVTHLRQLAAAIDRDRKQVRLADGTVLPYDRLVVAPGIDIKFDSVPGYSQQAAEIMPHGWKPGAQTRLVKQQLDALEDGAKIVMLAPPNPYRCPPGPYERVSCMAHVLKTKGHTRSKILIIDPKPKFSKMALFQEGWAKYYPGMIEWMDPTMHGGVKSIDPKAMTVTTDFETIKAAMVNVIPAQMAGKIAQDADLANETGYCPIDGADMKSTIDPAIYVLGDAAIAGAMPKSAFSANSQAKVVAMAVRGELTKARTFPARYANTCWSVLAKDDTVKVGGRYQPKDGAIVEVEGFISKTGEDAGLRAQTAEENLGWYDGITADIFA; this is encoded by the coding sequence ATGACGACCATCAGCCGACGCCATTTTTCGACCGGCATGCTTGCCGCCGGTCTCATCGCGATGCCCGGGGTGCTGCGCGCCCAGGCCAAACCGAAGCTCGTCGTGATCGGCGGCGGGCCGGGCGGCGCCACCGTGGCCAAATATGTTGCCCGCGACTCCAAGGGCGCGATCGACGTCACTTTGGTCGAGCCGCTCGACAAATTCGTCACCTGCTTTCATTCCAATCTCTATCTCGGCGACTTCAAGAGCTTCGACGACATCACCCATCCCTACAAATTGTCGGCCTATGGCGTGACCCATCTGCGCCAGCTCGCCGCCGCGATCGATCGCGACCGCAAGCAGGTGCGGCTCGCCGACGGCACCGTGCTGCCCTATGACCGGCTGGTGGTGGCGCCCGGCATCGACATCAAATTCGATTCGGTGCCCGGCTATTCGCAGCAAGCCGCCGAGATCATGCCGCATGGCTGGAAGCCGGGCGCCCAGACCCGATTGGTCAAGCAGCAGCTCGATGCGCTGGAGGACGGCGCGAAGATCGTCATGCTGGCGCCGCCCAATCCCTATCGCTGCCCGCCCGGCCCCTATGAGCGGGTGTCCTGCATGGCCCATGTTCTCAAGACCAAGGGTCATACCAGGTCGAAGATCCTGATCATCGATCCCAAGCCGAAATTCTCCAAGATGGCGCTGTTCCAGGAGGGCTGGGCGAAATACTATCCCGGCATGATCGAATGGATGGATCCGACGATGCATGGCGGCGTCAAATCGATCGATCCGAAGGCGATGACGGTCACCACCGATTTCGAGACCATCAAGGCCGCGATGGTCAACGTCATTCCGGCGCAGATGGCCGGCAAGATCGCCCAGGACGCGGACCTCGCCAATGAGACCGGCTATTGCCCGATTGACGGCGCCGACATGAAATCGACGATCGATCCGGCCATCTATGTGCTCGGCGACGCCGCGATCGCCGGCGCGATGCCGAAATCGGCATTCTCCGCCAACAGCCAGGCCAAGGTGGTGGCGATGGCGGTGCGCGGCGAACTCACCAAGGCTCGGACTTTTCCGGCGCGCTATGCCAATACCTGCTGGTCGGTGCTCGCCAAGGATGACACGGTGAAGGTCGGCGGCCGCTACCAGCCGAAGGATGGCGCCATCGTCGAGGTCGAAGGCTTCATCTCCAAGACCGGCGAGGATGCCGGGCTGCGGGCACAAACCGCGGAGGAGAACCTTGGCTGGTATGACGGCATCACCGCCGACATTTTCGCCTGA
- a CDS encoding NAD(P)/FAD-dependent oxidoreductase — protein MKHPLTIDRRGVIRGLAGSAALLAAPALAQAKPRVVVIGGGPGGATVAKYLKHGGDQLDVSLVEINRTYVTPFTSNLYLGGLKDFQSLTFGYDALAARGVRMVFDAVTAIDRDAKMVRTAGGAALPYDRLVISPGIDFRWDAVPGYSPEVALRMPHGYRGGAQFKLLKQQLDAVGDGGLIVIIAPPNPYRCPPAPYERASMMAYALKTRGVKNARIVILDAKDHFAMQTLFIDGWQRHYNGMIEWQDPTIHGGIKAIDPKAMTVTTDFETHKATMVNVIPPQIAGVLARDSGLADDSGFCPVDAGNMRSRIDSQIHVIGDSAGGEFPKSGFAANNEAKITAMMIRADLAGDRRMPVRFTNHCWSTIAPHDAFKNGARYEPRDGRIVMLDPYTSQLEESPEQRAKQAQEAAGWYVGMTTDIFG, from the coding sequence GTGAAACACCCGCTCACCATCGACCGTCGCGGCGTCATTCGCGGCCTTGCGGGCAGCGCCGCGCTGCTCGCCGCCCCGGCCCTGGCGCAGGCCAAGCCGCGTGTCGTGGTGATCGGCGGCGGCCCCGGCGGCGCCACCGTGGCGAAATATCTCAAGCACGGCGGCGACCAGCTCGACGTCAGCCTGGTCGAGATCAACCGGACCTATGTGACGCCATTCACCTCGAACCTCTATCTCGGCGGTCTCAAGGATTTTCAGTCGCTGACATTCGGCTATGACGCGCTGGCGGCGCGCGGCGTCCGCATGGTGTTCGACGCCGTCACCGCCATCGATCGCGACGCCAAAATGGTGCGAACCGCCGGCGGCGCGGCTCTGCCCTATGACCGGCTGGTGATCTCGCCCGGCATCGATTTTCGCTGGGACGCGGTGCCGGGCTATTCGCCGGAGGTGGCGTTGCGGATGCCGCATGGCTATCGCGGCGGCGCGCAGTTCAAACTGTTGAAACAACAGCTCGACGCCGTCGGCGATGGCGGGCTGATCGTCATCATCGCGCCGCCCAATCCGTATCGCTGTCCGCCGGCGCCCTATGAGCGCGCCTCGATGATGGCCTATGCGCTCAAAACCCGCGGCGTCAAGAATGCGCGGATCGTGATCCTCGACGCCAAGGATCACTTCGCCATGCAGACATTGTTTATCGACGGCTGGCAGCGGCACTATAACGGGATGATCGAGTGGCAGGACCCGACCATCCATGGCGGCATCAAGGCGATCGACCCCAAGGCGATGACCGTCACCACCGATTTCGAAACCCACAAGGCCACCATGGTCAATGTGATCCCGCCGCAGATCGCCGGCGTGCTCGCCCGCGACTCCGGGCTCGCCGACGATAGCGGCTTCTGTCCGGTCGATGCCGGCAATATGCGCTCGCGCATCGATTCCCAGATCCACGTCATCGGCGATTCCGCCGGCGGCGAATTTCCCAAATCCGGCTTTGCCGCCAATAACGAAGCCAAGATCACCGCGATGATGATCCGCGCCGACCTCGCCGGCGATCGAAGGATGCCGGTGCGCTTCACCAATCATTGCTGGAGCACCATCGCGCCGCATGATGCGTTCAAGAACGGCGCCCGCTACGAGCCGCGCGACGGCAGAATCGTGATGCTCGATCCCTACACCTCGCAGCTCGAAGAGAGCCCGGAACAGCGCGCCAAGCAGGCGCAGGAAGCGGCCGGCTGGTACGTTGGTATGACTACCGACATTTTCGGCTAA
- a CDS encoding ketopantoate reductase family protein yields the protein MNIAVMGAGAVGCYYGAMLARAGHAVTLIGRQQHVDAIRQRGLLLDTASFSEPVAVAATTEIAGIAAAELVLFCVKSADTEPTGVAMAPHLRPDAVILSLQNGVDNAERLQATIGRPVVPVVVYVASAMAGPGHVKHNGRSELVLGRAPASEAIAACFNAAAIPTTVSDQVREVLWSKLILNCAYNALSAITQLPYGRLIQVDGVAQVMTDVVAECRAVAQASGVAVADDAEAKVIALAATMPAQYSSTAQDVARGKVSEIDYLNGHIVRQGVALGIPTPANRVLHTLMKLLEDKAQRPL from the coding sequence ATGAACATCGCCGTGATGGGGGCGGGCGCAGTTGGTTGCTATTATGGTGCGATGCTGGCGCGCGCCGGACATGCGGTCACGCTGATCGGCCGGCAGCAGCATGTCGACGCGATCCGGCAGCGCGGTCTGCTGCTGGACACAGCCAGCTTTTCCGAGCCGGTCGCCGTCGCGGCGACCACGGAGATCGCCGGCATAGCCGCGGCCGAGCTGGTGCTGTTCTGCGTCAAATCGGCCGACACCGAACCGACCGGCGTCGCGATGGCGCCGCATCTGCGGCCCGATGCCGTCATCCTCAGCCTGCAGAACGGCGTCGACAATGCCGAGCGCCTGCAAGCCACGATCGGCAGGCCGGTCGTGCCCGTGGTGGTTTATGTCGCCTCCGCGATGGCCGGGCCCGGCCATGTCAAACACAATGGGCGCAGCGAACTGGTGCTCGGCCGCGCGCCGGCGAGCGAGGCGATCGCCGCTTGCTTCAACGCGGCCGCGATTCCCACCACGGTCTCCGATCAGGTTCGCGAGGTGCTGTGGAGCAAGCTGATCCTCAATTGCGCCTACAATGCGCTGTCGGCCATCACCCAGCTGCCCTATGGACGGTTGATCCAAGTCGATGGCGTCGCGCAGGTGATGACCGACGTCGTCGCCGAATGCAGGGCTGTGGCGCAGGCCTCGGGTGTCGCGGTGGCCGACGACGCCGAGGCCAAGGTCATCGCGCTCGCCGCCACCATGCCGGCGCAATATTCGTCGACGGCGCAGGACGTGGCGCGCGGCAAGGTCAGCGAGATCGACTATCTCAACGGCCACATCGTCCGCCAGGGCGTCGCGCTCGGGATTCCGACGCCCGCCAATCGCGTGCTGCACACGCTGATGAAGCTGCTGGAGGACAAGGCGCAGCGGCCGCTGTAA
- a CDS encoding putative bifunctional diguanylate cyclase/phosphodiesterase codes for MCVTALIDSLKNPNGQLLGDLTVLQRKWDAAIHPGQKLPRYEEVMLGSLGRLADHIMLLKIDADTLEVSRTGRYVQEWIGDDRWDIPLSVLPPDCATALSQAVSGALHNCRPFLANAHCVRDGIVQKYELLALPTLSRWGGTLVGVYVNEAGSRYNLLDAIFSSTDDGILSLTAVRDSSMRPVDFQIVHLNDGAARLLQRTVEALQWSQLGDGTHLLCCPTVVERLLKVVGTGDGAVFDIDSHDRNFSLSATAFGDIVSVTISDVSFLRKREESFRLLFDNNPMPMWVFDIETTAFLSVNDAAVQHYGYERRRFLGMALRDIWPRDEWETHSQALVSFGESYQSDHHWRHLKADGSEIQVLTFGRRVVFNGRDGFLVAVVDVTERRKAEARIAYMAHHDGLTNLPNRALYQETLQRALEQATRAGTNVGVLCIDLDLFKNVNDSFGHPTGDRLLQMVAERLKQEVGGNDMVARFGGDEFAIVLSPVASPNDASDFAMKLIERLSAPYDMDGLEVVIGASIGIAMSPGDGVEDEELLRNADMALYRAKAAGGGVHHFFEKEMDRQAQLRRDMELDLRRAFARGEFELHYQPLVDLAEDRITGFECLLRWHHPERGMISPADFIPVAEDIGLIVGLGEWVLRKACAEAMTWPADIKIAVNLSPVQFRSRNLVQVVIAALAQSGLAPRRLELEITESLFLAETEANLATLHQLRQLGVRISMDDFGTGYSSLSYLRSFPFDKIKIDRSFVQDLAQRPDCLAIVRAISGLGRSLKITTTAEGVETVDQLDWLRAEGCDEVQGFLFSAARPAAEIKALLLKFGSRASQAA; via the coding sequence CTGGAAGTGTCGCGCACCGGACGTTACGTCCAGGAATGGATCGGCGACGATCGTTGGGACATCCCGCTCAGCGTGCTGCCGCCCGATTGCGCCACCGCGTTGTCGCAGGCCGTTTCCGGTGCGTTGCATAATTGCCGCCCGTTCCTCGCCAACGCCCATTGCGTGCGCGACGGCATCGTCCAGAAATACGAGCTGCTGGCGCTGCCGACGCTGTCGCGCTGGGGCGGCACCCTGGTCGGCGTCTATGTCAACGAAGCCGGCAGCCGCTACAATCTGCTCGATGCGATCTTCTCGTCGACCGATGACGGCATTCTGTCGCTGACGGCGGTGCGCGATTCCAGCATGCGGCCGGTCGATTTTCAGATCGTGCATCTCAACGACGGCGCGGCACGGCTGCTGCAACGGACGGTGGAGGCGCTGCAATGGAGCCAGCTCGGCGACGGCACGCATCTGTTGTGCTGCCCGACCGTGGTCGAGCGATTGTTGAAGGTGGTCGGGACCGGCGACGGCGCCGTGTTCGACATCGACAGCCACGACCGCAATTTCAGCCTGAGCGCCACCGCCTTCGGCGATATCGTGTCGGTGACGATCTCGGACGTCAGCTTCCTGCGCAAGCGCGAGGAATCATTCCGCCTGCTGTTCGACAATAATCCGATGCCGATGTGGGTGTTCGACATCGAAACCACCGCGTTTCTCAGCGTCAACGACGCCGCGGTCCAGCATTACGGCTATGAGCGCCGACGCTTTCTGGGCATGGCGCTGCGCGACATCTGGCCGCGCGACGAATGGGAGACGCATAGCCAGGCGCTGGTCAGCTTTGGAGAGAGCTATCAGTCCGACCACCACTGGCGCCACCTCAAGGCCGACGGCAGCGAGATCCAGGTGCTGACCTTCGGGCGCCGCGTGGTGTTCAACGGCCGCGACGGCTTCCTGGTCGCCGTCGTCGACGTCACCGAGCGGCGCAAGGCCGAGGCCCGGATCGCCTATATGGCGCATCATGACGGGCTGACCAATCTGCCGAACCGCGCTTTGTACCAGGAGACGCTGCAGCGGGCGCTGGAGCAGGCCACCCGCGCCGGCACCAATGTGGGCGTGCTGTGCATCGATCTCGACCTGTTCAAGAACGTCAACGATTCCTTCGGCCATCCGACCGGCGACCGGCTGTTGCAGATGGTGGCGGAGCGGCTGAAGCAGGAGGTCGGCGGCAATGACATGGTGGCGCGGTTCGGCGGCGACGAGTTCGCCATCGTGCTGAGCCCGGTGGCGTCGCCGAACGACGCCAGCGACTTCGCGATGAAGCTGATCGAGCGGCTCAGCGCGCCCTATGACATGGACGGGCTGGAAGTGGTGATCGGCGCCAGCATCGGCATCGCGATGTCGCCGGGGGACGGTGTGGAGGACGAGGAATTGCTGCGCAATGCCGACATGGCGCTGTACCGGGCCAAGGCGGCCGGCGGCGGCGTGCACCATTTCTTCGAAAAGGAGATGGACCGGCAGGCGCAATTGCGCCGCGACATGGAGCTCGACCTGCGCCGCGCCTTTGCCAGGGGCGAGTTCGAACTGCATTATCAGCCGCTGGTCGACCTCGCCGAGGACCGCATCACCGGCTTCGAATGCCTGCTGCGCTGGCATCACCCCGAACGCGGCATGATCTCGCCGGCGGATTTCATCCCGGTCGCCGAGGATATCGGGCTGATCGTCGGGCTCGGCGAATGGGTGCTCCGAAAGGCCTGCGCCGAGGCGATGACATGGCCGGCCGACATCAAGATCGCGGTCAATCTGTCGCCGGTGCAGTTCCGCAGCCGCAATCTGGTGCAGGTGGTGATCGCCGCTCTGGCGCAGTCCGGCCTGGCGCCGCGCCGGCTCGAGCTGGAGATTACCGAATCGCTGTTCCTGGCTGAAACCGAGGCCAATCTGGCGACGTTGCATCAATTGCGCCAGCTCGGGGTCCGGATCTCGATGGACGATTTTGGCACCGGCTATTCATCATTGAGCTATTTGCGCAGCTTTCCGTTCGACAAGATCAAGATCGACCGCTCCTTCGTTCAGGACCTGGCGCAACGGCCGGACTGCCTGGCGATCGTGCGGGCGATCTCGGGGCTGGGCCGCAGCCTGAAGATCACCACCACCGCGGAGGGCGTCGAAACCGTCGATCAGCTCGACTGGCTGCGCGCCGAGGGCTGCGACGAGGTGCAGGGCTTTTTGTTCAGCGCCGCGCGACCGGCGGCGGAGATCAAGGCGCTGCTGCTAAAATTCGGCAGCCGCGCCTCGCAGGCGGCGTAG